One window from the genome of Cricetulus griseus strain 17A/GY chromosome 2, alternate assembly CriGri-PICRH-1.0, whole genome shotgun sequence encodes:
- the LOC103162633 gene encoding putative protein FAM90A16P/FAM90A17P isoform X2, which yields MSLEKHTSFQGHRGLPSQRAQRKPKGPMAQKVPPEEENPRVKCRDCGAFGHTWKSRRCPIKHAYEITVPQAQQGRNEKENRDPGRPQTQENLCQVERDKRPIQGKGQRCDVQQKKAPLEKLPLMNPRTNQHVQLAHPKMPGVIAGNRKRALPDGLETREPPVKKSLGRQMCPGNPSTKRHAGSCILPSRQEECQRMPAPGVLKPAFKQDGRMAFSEDPRRQKLPCTSEHHPRDVPKRNGLGQVFHMESKGQAPRTDQARLPLTVALVSDRACTESQETSSNCVVGQSLRMIFTRIQGDCWTSRFVDGAPGLPIEKQIPPSKCPASQEKGDGALSQVPWSVLSEDLLVSSSSEDSDVE from the exons ATGAGTCTGGAGAAACATACGAGTTTTCAGGGCCACAGAGGCCTTCCATCTCAGAGAGCCCAGAGGAAGCCAAAGGGGCCCATGGCTCAGAAGGTTCCCCCAGAGGAAGAGAATCCGAGG GTCAAATGCAGAGACTGCGGGGCATTTGGGCACACCTGGAAGAGCAGGAGGTGCCCCATCAAGCATGCCTATGAGATCACAGTGCCACAAGCACAACAAGGCAGAAATGAGAAGGAGAACCGGGATCCTGGCAGGCCCCAGACACAGGAGAATTTATGCCAGGTTGAGAGAGACAAGAGACCGATCCAGGGCAAAGGACAGAGGTGTGATGTTCAACAGAAGAAGGCTCCCTTGGAGAAATTGCCCTTGATGAATCCAAGGACGAATCAACACGTCCAATTGGCTCACCCAAAGATGCCGGGAGTCATtgcaggaaacagaaaaagggCGCTACCAGATGGACTTGAGACCAGGGAGCCACCTGTCAAAAAGtctcttgggaggcagatgtgCCCTGGAAACCCTTCCACTAAGAGGCATGCAGGCTCCTGCATCTTACCCTCCAGGCAGGAGGAATGCCAACGCATGCCTGCCCCAGGTGTCCTCAAGCCAGCCTTCAAGCAGGATGGAAGAATGGCATTTTCTGAAGACCCAAGGAGGCAGAAGCTACCTTGTACTTCAGAACATCACCCCAGGGATGTGCCCAAAAGAAATGGACTTGGTCAAGTGTTCCACATGGAGTCCAAAGGCCAGGCACCCAGAACTGACCAAGCAAGGCTCCCCCTCACAGTTGCCCTGGTCTCAGACAGAGCATGTACTGAGTCCCAGGAGACATCGTCTAACTGTGTTGTAGGCCAATCCCTAAGGATGATCTTTACCAGAATACAGGGTGATTGCTGGACTTCCAGGTTCGTGGATGGAGCCCCAGGACTTCCCATTGAGAAGCAAATACCTCCATCTAAGTGCCCTGCCTCTCAAGAGAAGGGGGACGGAGCCCTCTCCCAGGTCCCATGGAGTGTCCTCTCTGAAGACCTTCTGGTTTCCTCCTCCTCAGAAGACAGTGATGTGGAGTGA